Sequence from the Myxococcus virescens genome:
CGCGACATTCTCTTTAACGCACGCCACTGACATCGCGGTGTCGGGCGCCGCCGCGAGCCAGCGCCGGCTCCGCGCTCCGAAGGCATCGCTTCCAGGGTGAAGCAGGGCATGCCCCTGGCAGGGCAATCACAGACATCCCGAACCCATCAAGACCGGCTCAAGCGCGTGTCAGTTCACGAAGACACGGAGCCGCGCACGGATACCTGGGGACTCAATACAAGGTCCCGCACTCGGCGATCCGCTGGACTCGGAGCGCGGCGAGCCGCGCCAGGGGCATGGCCACTTCGGCCCCTTCCAGCGCCGCCACCGCTCGAGCCACGGCATCCAGGGTGGACATCCCGGAGGGGTGCGAGGGTTCGCGGAGCCGGAGCAGTCCTGGCTCCGGTGGCGGCAGCGCCAGGCGAGGCAGCGTCCGGAGCGCGGCGACCCGTTGTGTCATCCGCCGCGCCTGGGACCAGCTCGCGTCCAGCACCACCAGCTGCCGCGGTGGCGGCGCATCAGGCCGGGGTGGCGGCCCATCGGGATAGAGCAGCCACGTCCCGGGCTCGGAGAGCAGCTCCAGCTCCGCGCTCCCGCTGAGGGAGCCGTGGATGAGGCGCTTCGAGTTCACCAACGCCAGCGCGGCCACGCCGCCGGTGTTGCTCTTCTTCGCGATCTCCATCACGTGCTGCAGGAGGAGGATTCGCGTCCGCGTGTGGACCTGGGGAATCTCGTCACACAGACACAGATGAAGCGCCAGGTTGCAGCGGGAACAACGCGGGCGAATGGCGAGACGGGAAGACACTGCCCTCATCTTGGTCCGGCCGTTGGACGAACAGAAGCACTCGTTTCCCTCTGTCTCTCGTGCTGGGATGTTTCGCCATGGGTGATTGGGCGGTGACGACGCACTGGGCCTGGACACGGCCGCGAATGCCTGAAGCCAGGGACTTTCCGAGCGACCGCTGGGCTGCCCGCCTTGGCCGGGTGGGTCCGGGGCTCTGGCAGTTGGAAACACTCCAGAAATACGGCTACTACCGTGCCCCCGAAGGGACGGCCGCCGTGGGGGTCCAAGCTCCCGACGACTACCTGGTGGAATACGGAGGCGGCCCCTTCTCCGCGGCCTGGAACTATCTCGTCGCCACAGAGCCCTCCGGCGCAAGCCGCTTCGCGCGAGCCGCGGCGCTGCTGGGTGAAGACGCCTCCCTCCCGCACGCGGTTCAACACGCGGTGCTGTGTCTGCGCACCCCCATCCGCTTCGAGCGCCCTCTTGCCTCCTGGAGCCTGAGCGAGAGCCACCTGGACTCAGCCCCCGCCGCCCGCGTCGCCGAGGCGCTCATCGCCGGAGGCCCCCCGCCTCGCCGGGGGCGAATGGAGTGCGTGGTGGGACTCTTCACTTTCGAGTTCGGCTGGGTCCACACAGGTCTCCTGACACTGTTCATCGACAAGTCGATGGCGCAAAGCGGGGCCGAACTCGAAATGACAGGCCGGTTCAACGCACTCGCCGAGACAAGGGAGGTCGGCCCGTTCGCGCACTCCCTGTACATGGAGCGGCCCACACCGGTACCGGCGCCCCTCGTCGCCTGGCCC
This genomic interval carries:
- a CDS encoding tRNA-uridine aminocarboxypropyltransferase, which codes for MRAVSSRLAIRPRCSRCNLALHLCLCDEIPQVHTRTRILLLQHVMEIAKKSNTGGVAALALVNSKRLIHGSLSGSAELELLSEPGTWLLYPDGPPPRPDAPPPRQLVVLDASWSQARRMTQRVAALRTLPRLALPPPEPGLLRLREPSHPSGMSTLDAVARAVAALEGAEVAMPLARLAALRVQRIAECGTLY